A genomic region of Acipenser ruthenus chromosome 9, fAciRut3.2 maternal haplotype, whole genome shotgun sequence contains the following coding sequences:
- the LOC117405148 gene encoding OX-2 membrane glycoprotein-like: MMYVSVRYFTLLMLVVLTECTGTTVTVQSDGSTAVLNKDFTFRCSLSDPKVKQVTWQKQKDKALENMATYSVTFGAKVLEPYHQRVNFSLLGLNESSITIHNVQPEDEGCYMCLFNTYPQGSITGRSCFTVLGISEINIETISTESENTAVVSCSATGKPAPKIRWNASESVTSNAVQSSIDRNGIVTVTSNLTLDLSSFLAEEISCFVSHSTLNQEIEKNISIREDKRTLTNVLSPGVVVLVILCIAAPIIMTVACFVIRRIKKTKAGPLEEKLNAEEMSPA; the protein is encoded by the exons ATGATGTATGTTTCTGTGAGGTATTTCACCCTGCTTATGCTCGTTGTATTGACTGAATGTACCG GTACTACCGTAACAGTTCAATCGGATGGATCCACGGctgttttaaataaagacttCACCTTCAGATGCAGTCTGTCAGATCCCAAAGTGAAACAAGTTACCTGGCAGAAGCAGAAGGATAAAGCTTTGGAGAACATGGCTACCTACAGCGTTACATTTGGAGCAAAAGTCCTGGAACCGTACCACCAAAGAGTGAATTTCTCGTTGCTAGGATTAAATGAATCATCGATAACTATTCATAACGTTCAACCGGAGGACGAAGGGTGTTATATGTGTTTGTTCAACACATACCCACAAGGATCGATTACTGGAAGATCCTGCTTTACTGTTCTTG gtaTTTCTGAGATCAATATTGAAACAATCTCTACAGAGTCTGAAAATACAGCAGTGGTGAGCTGCTCGGCCACTGGGAAACCAGCCCCTAAGATCAGATGGAACGCATCAGAAAGTGTCACTTCGAATGCCGTGCAAAGCAGCATAGATCGTAATGGGATTGTGACAGTCACCAGCAACCTTACACTGGATCTGTCAAGTTTCCTTGCTGAAGAAATCAGCTGCTTTGTAAGCCACTCTACACTGAATCAGGAAATTGAGAAAAACATCAGTATTAGAGAAGACAAGAGAACAT TAACAAATGTTCTTAGTCCTGGTGTAGTCGTCTTGGTGATCCTCTGTATCGCAGCTCCGATTATCATGACAGTTGCTTGTTTTGTAATCAGAAGAATAAAGAAAACCAAAG